The genomic DNA CACTTGGTAGCTAATGATATTATGGTAAGTCAACATTCGAGGATCAATTGTTGGCTTTGTTTACTGCGATCATAGAAAATACAGGGAACACCAATCCactaaataattgaaatctTGGCTTCAGCATAACTGGGACCATGATATGAGTATAGTTATGTACACATAAGAATCatataaaaactaatttaatctattaatttatctAACCGCAAACCTCACTTTTTGAGCACATGCAAGATAATTGATGAGCAAAGTAATAGAATTAGAGCTCTACTAACTCTTTAAATAACAAGTACTTGAGGGGGAACACCATCAATGGATGCTATATTCTTTAAATGGATAAATTCTCATATAAAGTTGAGATAGCCTAAAGATTAGTGAATCAATCCCCatattatatatcacattttatGAGTTCCAGAAAGGACAATCATGCTCTCAAACACCATTGAACTAATCAAATTTTATGAATGCTCACCTAATAAAAATGTTACATTTTCCTTTCTCATCCCACCGCCCCACCTCCAAGGGTGGGCAGTGCTGAGTGCTGTGTGCGCATATGCGGCTTTGTATTTTAAGTAGGCCTAACAAGGTTTTAGTCAAATGCAGAGGCACTATACTCTGTTACATATAATATTTCCATCTAaacatttccaaaattttaatctCTAACCTCATTATTAGCGGTAGAAATATAATAGGTTAATTTTTCAATTCCCTAGtctaaaactcaagaaaactTATAAACCCATCTAGTCAAGGTCATGTAGACATCTTTCTACAAAATGCAACTTTACTTAGAGCCACACATCTTCTAGAAAATCACAGGCCTAATCTCCCCTCAAATGTTTCTGCTAGAAGCCCAAATGCATCTTCCTTTCAATCTGTAAccaatttctttctctctcttttttcccatTCATTTATCCAATATTCATCTTGGCATGACTACAACACCTCTGGAGCTTGTAAAAAGGGTTTTCACATAAACTTTTAAGTAGCAAGAAAAAACAACAGCAACGATATTCAAGATCGGTAAATAGTATTATGATATCAAGACAAAACCAACCAAACCAGTGTTTAAAGTAAAGCAGCAAACAATTTGTCTTATAACTGTGCGAAAATTTGTTCCCCGTGGAAAAATAAACTAGTTTTTGCGCAGATGAATACAAAACACATAATGCTACCACAACTAAACACCTTTCTGCTACTGATTCAAATTTCAGGACTAAACACCATACCAAGGCAAAATGCTAAGAAAACCATCAAAACAGAAACAGGTCCTGAATGAATTGCAGTATCGTTCCAATTCTCATtataaatcatttataaaatcaATTCCAGCTTTTGCTAACTCTACGCAAACAATGGAAACATACTTGGATGTTCTGGAGCAGACAAATACTATTCTGCAAACTTGAATACCACACTACAAGCGACTTTCAGAGTTTTGATGAACATTGTGGTAATTTCTAGAAAAGCCAATCTATCAACTTTGTACATCTCGGAAACAGTGAGCTGCATATTCAGTCTCTTCCCATTTCCTAAGCGTAATTGCTCCAAAAATTCAAGCGAAACATCCTGGTTGCTTAAAAGAATGCATTACTACATCAGTAATATCCATCATCCTCCTCACCATCCCATTCCTCCTCCTCACTATCCCATTCCTCCTCTTCCCCTTCAGAAAAAGCTGAAATCCTCAGACCATTAATCTCGGTCCTCGCAGCAACAAGCTCATCCACCAGACCGTCCAACAAGTCGCTCTCACTATCCACATTCCCATCCAAACTAGAAACCGAAAACaactcatcctcctcctccctcCGCCTTTCACTCTTGGGCACCAAATCCTTCTCCGCCACCTCCCCATTCTGCACACGAATCCAGGGCATCCAAAGATCCGCGTGCCTACCTAACGCCCTGTCCCAATCTCCCACCACCACCGTCCCCAAATTCGCCTCCCTCGCCTTCCTCAACATCTCCGAGAAATCCGAGTCGTCCGACACCAGAAACAACCAATCCACCCCTCGGCTCATCGAGTGCTGCATTTGCCTCTTCACCGCCCAATCCGCCGCCTGAGGCTTATCCTCCACCGTCTTCACGAATACCCCGGCGCGCCTCAGCTCGGAGGCCAGCCCGTACCCGACCTTGGGAGCGATCAAAGACCTAGCCGCCTCGTTGTACTTGTCGTTTCCGGATATGAACCTCTCCTTGTAACGCTGCCGCTTCTTTCCCTTCAGCGACCTCATTCGGTTCAGTTTCTTCTGGCGCTCCCGCTCGTGGAGCTGCTTGAAGTGCTTCTTCAGGTCGAGATTGGTCTTGCACTTGCGGCCGCATACCCCGCACACGTAGGGCTGGGAGGGCACGGTCAGGCCCTTGCGCTCCAACACGTCCAATTGCTTGCGCTCGCGCCGTTCCTCTACCACCCACTGCGGCATGTGGATGAACGCGTGGCGGTTCGCGTAGGCCGACATGTCGATGACGTCGCCGAATCGTTGGGCCAGCTGTTTCAGCGCCATGGCCGCCTCGTACGGCGGGCCGCGCGGGGGTTTGTTATCAAGGTCCCAAAGGACCACGACCTTTTTCTGCTTCGGCGCGTACACGCCATGCTTGTTCTTGAACATGTCGATATCGGAGGCCGCCGAGAATACGACGCCGTTGGAGGCGCATGCAATGGTTTGGCATCGGGGAGGAAGTCTGGTGGTGGATTTGAATGGGTAATTGAGGAGGAAGGAAGATTGAGAGGAAGGGAAGGAAGTTGTGTGGAGGAAGAGCGAGGGGAGGGTGTGCATTGCATTGACGAGGAGATTCATCGTTCATTTTATGCTTTGCTCCTCCGTAAGAGATGGGCGTTATACTTTCGTTCACTGATTTTTTAGCTTGGTGTATCAGATGGTAAGGATAAGGAGGCTGTACATATCCAGATATTCTATAAGGATCCcttacaattttaattttaaacaaatattatattcttaaattatgtaattttagctGCTTTTAGGCTTCGAAATGATCGAGTATAGtctctacaaaagtgaagaagaagCGTTTTGAGAGGAAAACTCTTTTTGGTTACTTTGATAACATGCAAAAATTTTAAtagattgcatttttttaaccattttgatgcctaaaaaaagcttaaattacgtaatttgagaatatacaatgttaaaaaaattattggaaatCCTGATCGTTCATGTTCATCGGAGTTACTAACAAGTACGAAATAGTCTATCATTATATTAGATTAATACTACATATTACATGTTCCTGTTAATGTGGTAGTCTTAACGaaacattagattttttttttttttttttttcaacaagaaCGGATATAATAGTTGTTTGAgagtgtcacattatttttgtaaaaaattatttctctgTTATTTATAACAACTCTTATGTTCAAATTTCTCACTCCCAATGGGACGTGAATTCATACGTGagttctacaaatttaatgataaatttgaaaaacacaTAAGCAAAGTTGGacagaaaaatgcaaaaataaaattgatatttcTCATTACATAATAAAAGCCATCataataaaagttaaaacatgcacccccaaaacatttaaaattaccgtcaaacaaacaaaaaaaaaaaacaaaatctttaaaaaacattaacaaacatagtaTTAGTTGAATTTATTTAATATGAATGTAATAAGAGATCCGAGTAAAATGTTAGgtaattggactaggagataTGAGCAAAGGAGGAAAGAAAGGCGTCGGCCAGTTTGAGACCCACGCAAATCTCAGACTTGGTATCCAAGTGCTTGTCATCTGCTAAAAAGGTTGAGCCCATGCCATCAACACACTTGACATTTTTCTCATCAAAATTCAGCTGAACACTTCTTATAAGATTCATAAATGGTCCTTGATCTGCTGAGCATATTCCAACCTGCACACAAAAGGtccacaatttttaaaattttttttttcttcttcttctaattatctgcaaaaaataaatatatttagtGGTTGAaatctctacttctaccttttctctaaaattttaacaaaagaCGTACCAGTTAACAAATTCTttattcaatgttaaatttaactctGGTCAATAATGCTTTTTAAATGTAAGCATTTACGTATGTTGAGCTCTTCAAAATTTCTTTATACTTATTCTGACGGTTAGAATATAGAAATATTCAGAGAGTTCGATGTTTAGTAGTTTTGAAAAGTGGATAACTAAATCAATTAAACTAgatttttagagttaaatttagaaaaatattaaagaactcattgtgaatgctctaattAACCGGGTGAGATTTGAGGGAGCCTATTGTTAGTTAATATTTAGTTATCCTATATCTTGGAGGATTTGATTAGTTTACATTACTATAAATAAAGGGATTTGATTAGATTTGAATAAATTCAAATCATCAATAtataaggcctataaatagaggctaGCCCTTAGGGCTTTTTAGTTGATTCactcaaattattaataattctCCATGGTTCATAATATTTTTGGACAACATTAACACTCGAAAAATACCCACTATTAAGCAAAGAACTTGACAAAAATACCATGATTATGGGGAGATCAGGTTGGTCGAGATCCTGTCGGAGATCATTGATGAATTTCTCAAATCTGCCCTTATACAACTTGGAATCTTGCTCCGACGTATCGCTCTCACCTTGGTACCAAAGCAGCGCTCGAATTTTACCCCCACCGCCATTCAAGGAGGCCTTCGCCCTATCCACCAGCTGGTTGTATAATGCAGCCCCCCGAGCCCACTCCACTATCCTGGTTCCTCCTATGGCACAGGGGACCAGACCAATGCTCCCAAAGCTCGGGTCTTTGGCCAAGATTGCATTCGCAAAAGGCATCCCGGGTCCGATCCCACAGGTCTTCGAACAATCAATATCCTGGTGAAGAGGCTCATGGGCTTCCTCCCAGCTCTTGTTTGCATTAAGTCGGAGGATATTTGGGTTGGGGCTGCATTCCGGCGGGATTTCGCCGTCCCATTTGATGATGTTGTTGTCGGTGTCGTCATAGTTGCCTCCTCGTCCGGACATGTTGCTCTGTCCGGCCAACAGAAAAATGTTCTTGGGCTGACATCCTTCGACCTTCACTTGAGCCATGAGTGCGTGataagaagaggaagaaggagatcAGAAGAATCGTTTTATTTCTGGGGATGTCTCTTGTGCTATGTTGAATTAAGCAAGATggtttccttttatatatataacttccaATTTGCAACTATATTACAGATGGACTGTATAATTTGTTTCCAGGTTtggtatataatattaattgtgtgacaaaataaCAGATTTTAAAGATACGGTTACttgttttattacattttgttgtaattaataTATTCTGTCcgtccaaaaaaagaaataatgaccgtAGCCTTCAATTTGAGCCTCATTTCCGTAactgataaaacaaacaaaaagtttCGCATTCATGATGTCCTTAATTCTCCTAATTGActgttttattttgtaacaaaaaagaagcaattaatGTTTCGTAAAGAAGAGGTTAAATGCTTTG from Corylus avellana chromosome ca6, CavTom2PMs-1.0 includes the following:
- the LOC132185851 gene encoding uncharacterized protein LOC132185851: MNLLVNAMHTLPSLFLHTTSFPSSQSSFLLNYPFKSTTRLPPRCQTIACASNGVVFSAASDIDMFKNKHGVYAPKQKKVVVLWDLDNKPPRGPPYEAAMALKQLAQRFGDVIDMSAYANRHAFIHMPQWVVEERRERKQLDVLERKGLTVPSQPYVCGVCGRKCKTNLDLKKHFKQLHERERQKKLNRMRSLKGKKRQRYKERFISGNDKYNEAARSLIAPKVGYGLASELRRAGVFVKTVEDKPQAADWAVKRQMQHSMSRGVDWLFLVSDDSDFSEMLRKAREANLGTVVVGDWDRALGRHADLWMPWIRVQNGEVAEKDLVPKSERRREEEDELFSVSSLDGNVDSESDLLDGLVDELVAARTEINGLRISAFSEGEEEEWDSEEEEWDGEEDDGYY
- the LOC132185093 gene encoding probable carbohydrate esterase At4g34215; translation: MAQVKVEGCQPKNIFLLAGQSNMSGRGGNYDDTDNNIIKWDGEIPPECSPNPNILRLNANKSWEEAHEPLHQDIDCSKTCGIGPGMPFANAILAKDPSFGSIGLVPCAIGGTRIVEWARGAALYNQLVDRAKASLNGGGGKIRALLWYQGESDTSEQDSKLYKGRFEKFINDLRQDLDQPDLPIIMVFLSTDQGPFMNLIRSVQLNFDEKNVKCVDGMGSTFLADDKHLDTKSEICVGLKLADAFLSSFAHIS